The nucleotide window TTCTCTGAATCCATGGTGTCGATGCTCCTATAAATTTTCAATGCGCCAGGCATCTCTGTGATGATTTGGTTGTTTATCCGTTGACAATCTTCATTCTTGGGCGCATAAAATTGCCCGGTTCGAAATTGAATCGACCACTCCATCTTGTAAGAAATCCGATGGGTCTCCAAAGACGTGTTCGACCAAATTACGTTGAATGTTGAGAAAGTATTGTGGAATTTCGATGACATCTGGTTGTTGAGCCTCAGTATTTGAGGGCGGATTCCATTTCCGAGCTCGATGAGCCAATCTGCGTAATCTTGACTGCCAGCTGTGGTGCGCATGTTCTGCACCAATCGAAGTTCATGGAAATGTGGCCAAGTCGCGTTATTGATGATGGTGGCTTCAGCGACTTGGACTCTGTTTCCATGTCGGACAACGGGCAGGCACTGTCTGAAATCGCCGCCGAGCAAGAGGACTTTACCGCCGTAGGGATCGACACGATTTTTCATCACCGTTTGCAACAGATGATTGATTGTGTCGAGAGCGTGGTTGGTCTTCATTGAGGCTTCATCTGAGTTGATGAGACTCGCGTTCCTAATCATTTGCGCATTATAGGTGCCTTCTTCGATTTTTGATCGTTTTGTCTCTGTAATTGGAGGGTAGATCTTGAACTGCGAATGGTAAGTCGCACCATCCAGCAACAAAGTCGACACGATCCCCGTCGAAGCCACTGTGATGACTTGTTTTCCTTGGCTCTGGAGTACATTGATGAgtgttaaccaccgaaataagcGAAACGAAAATGTGGttaactcagtggccaaaagggcCACGCTGCGATGTATTAAACCCGAACGAGGTTACAAATACAAAAGAGGGGAcgacaggttgcgactgcagcCACGACGAAAACGAATCAGAATGACCTCGTTGCCGCGTCTCTctccgtcttcgactacggtgcaaatgcagaaaaagggggaaataaaagaagggcGCTAACACGAACAATTAGCTTCaggtgtaaatggggtggcggaagtgtaagggaggATAACCAATAGCAACCAATAGCAACCAATAGCAAAACCAAAGGGTATAAgtttagccaaggtcagacaagttcagacttgtcttaccctcggcaatgacacgaacacacacacacacacacacgtacatacagacataaaaacaaaaaattaaattacatTTATACCTcacgacttctgtcgttaacagcGGGGCCTGTTACTGATTACATAGAGACACAATTATACATCAGTAACATCAGATTCTAATAGGCATAATTTGGACACTGGGGGGTGGTATTCTCCAGTAGAGGTCTTGACGAACACTGACCTGACGATTCCATCTGGACTGGGGATGATCCGAGTTACTCGACCAATAGGCCAATGTCCTCTAGGATAATTCGGGCCACCACCAGCACGGTACCGTCCACAGCCAAATTCTCCTTATCGAAAAGCCATTTTCGACGGTCAGTGAGTGTGGGAAGATATTCTTGAAACCATCGGCGCCAAAAATGTGTCGTCATGACTTGCATAGCTTCCCAATGTTTTTGAGAATACAATTTCTTGTCCTCGATGACGTCGTCTTCGGTGTTAGGCGAGCTCTGTactaacaaaaaatgattaggGGTAAGTGGTTCGGGATCTCGAGGGTCCACACTGACATAGGTCAGTGGACGTCCATTCAGCAACGATTCGGACTGAATCACGAAACCACGTAAAAGCTCTTCGGTAAGCGGACGTGATTCCACAATGGCTTCCAGAGCCACCTTTGCTGATTTTACGAGACTTTCCCAAACGCCTCCCAAATGTGGCGCTAATGGTGGTGAAAAATGCCAAtcgatttcttgtttcacCATTTAACCAACGATGTTTTGTTCTTTGAGACGCTCGATGCCTTTTTGGATTGTCTGGTCTCCAGCAACAATTTGAGTTCCATTATCGCTATACACGACTGACGGACGAACTCTTCGGGTGGTGAAGGAAGCAAAGGCGATCAAAAAAGACGATAAGTGGAGTGAGGCTGCAACTTCCAAGTGTAACGCTCTAGTGTTGAGACAGGTTATCAGCAAAACATATCGTTTTATTTTGCGGAGATAAATGGTGATGTTGCACGGGCCAAAATAGTCCAAACCCACATGAGTGAAAAGACGTTGGAACGGAATAAGACGATGACGTGGAAGCGGGGCCATTAAAGGAATGCAGGGAGTAGCTCTATGGCGTTTGCAAGTAAAGCACTTGTGCAGATACCTTTTTATAGGCACTCGTCCTTTAATCATCCAATATTGAGACCTGATTCAGCTGAGTAGTCTTTCTGGAGATGGATGAAACAGGAGATAATGCTCTCTCATGACGATTAAACGCGTGAGTGGATGATCGTGAGGCAGGATTTTGGGATGCTTGATGTCGAACGAAAGGGGGGCGTAATTCAAGCGACCTCCTACTCGCAGTATTCCTTCTTCATCCAGAAATGGTGATAAAGTAATCAGCGTCGAACTCAATTTTAAAGGCTTTTTATCCTTTAAAGCCTCTATTTCTTCGTAATATATCTCGAATTGCGCAGATTTGATGTAATGATTAGCAGCGTGCTGAATGCATTTGACACCAATGCGTGATTTGTCACGATCcagcaatttcaattttgagtTGGAAATAAAACGAAGAATCCATGCAACAATTTGCATCACTACGTCATAGTTGGAATTTCGTTCCAGAAGTGAGTGGAGCCTATTTTCTTCAGTGGGGCCGTAAACGAGCCCAATCCAGTTGGTGGCTGATACCTCTGGATCTTCGACAGAAGGTTCGGGAAGTTTAATGGTTATCGGACAGGCGTTTTCTTCTTGCTGCAAGAAGTCTGAGCCAATAACCCAACGGTAATTCTCCATCATCTCATCAGGAAAAAGTCCTCTGCTGCACTCATTAGCCGGATTTTCGATACCTGGGACATGTCTCCATTCAGTTGGTTGAGAATGCTCTAAGATTTCGGATATTCGATTAGCGACGAACGTCTGAAAGCGACATGCCTTTGAGTCTATCCACTGAAAAACAGTTTTAGAGTCAGACCAATAGATGATTTGACTGACTGGAATACGAAGGGTCGATTGGACGAACTTTACAAGGCGTAGTGCCACAACTGCTCCTTGGAGTTCTAATTTCGGAACGGTCAGCGGACGAAGGGGTGCCACGCGGGACTTTGACGTAACGAAATTTACGGCGACGACATTATTGCGATAGGTTACTCGTAAATATACCACAGAGCCAAACCCAACGGTGGATGCATCGCAAAAGGCATGCAGCTGAATGTCTTGGATGTCACTAGACGAAGTTAAAGCTCGTGGGATCTTGAACGCTTCGAGCTGGCTAAGGTTAGTAGTCCACTTGTTCCACTGGTGTTGAATTACTTCTGGAACTTGGTCATCCCAGTCAACACCGACAAGCCACAATTCTTGTAGAATTCTTTTGGCGCTAAGGATCACTGGTGATAAAAACCCCAGTGGGTCATACAAGGTAGACACAGCACTCAAGATCCGACGCTTAGTACTCGCTTCGACGTCAGTTTTAACATCAAAGATGAAGCTGTCACTTTCGCTGTCATATAAAACACCTAAACAAGGTTCTCTCCGTGGGCAAATCCTCTAGATCCAAATTCAGGTGAGGCTGATTACGATCACCTTCTGGTACACGTGACAATACCCGTCGAGATGAAGAGAGCCATTGGTTCAGATGGAATCCTCCCTTTTTTATCAATGCTGTAGAATCTTTGACCGCTCGACTAGCCTTCTCTTCGGTGTAAAAAGAATCCAGAAGGTTATCTACATAGCAGTTCTTGTAGACTCGTTCAGCGGCttcaaaaaattcttcacgatGTAGGTCAGCAAAATGTTGTAGGACTTGGGAGCAGATGAAAGGGGATGAAACTGATCCAAAGATTTGTCGCTGCATTTCATATACGGTGGGTCTTTTTCGAGAGCCAGGTGGACGCCATAGAAATCGTAGAGCAGAGCAATCTTCATTCTTCACGCCAActtgaagaaaaatttgttgaaTATCCCCAGATAGGGACACCGGCTTTTCTCTAAAGAGTAGAAGAGTAGCACCTATGTCATTGATAAGATTGGGAGCCTTTAAGAGCACTTCGTTGAGCGCAACTCCTTGATACTTCGCCGAAGCATCGAAGACCACTCTAACCTTTTCAGGTTTCCGAGGATTTACGACTCCATGATGGGGAAGGTACCAATTTCTCCCAAAGCTGCCCTTCAATTCACTTTCTTTGAGAGGCCGTGCGAATCCCTTTGCCACATAGTCATCGATTACGGCTTTGTATTTCTCAGCAAAATTAGAATTGTGCGTGAATTTATTTTCGATAGAAAAAAGTCGACGCAATGCACTATTGTAATTATCGGGTAGTGCGATATCATCTGAAACCCATGGTAGACCTACTTCATACCTGGTTCCGTCGAATTGAATAGTTGCATCGAATTTCTTCCTCGCTAGTTTATCCTCGGTTGATTCTAGCGGTTGAGCTGGAGTTACAATAGGAAAGCTTTCCGTTCCCCACAATTTCTCAACTTGGCGCAAAAGTAATGCTTCCGTCGGTGATTCTTGTACATGGTAGCAGAGTTTTTGCACCGTCAGCAAGGGTTTGTTTGAACGACAAACCGTTGAATCATGCTGCTGCGTCCCTAATGTTAGATCGCCAACGCAAGTCCAACCAAATGGCGTCAATAAACCAAAGGGAGCGTCGGTTCCAACAGGAGGTAGTCTTTCATCGAGACGTAAGTGCAGCTATTGGTTTCCCGCTCCAATAAGGATGGTTGGTTCTCCAACATCAACCAGTTTTACGTCTTTGAGATGAGGGTAACGACTTCGGATCTCCATTAACTCCTTCGGAGGGCATGGTAACTTTAGGTACTGAGTCGGCACAGTAGAGACCTGCTTTAAATCCGCTTCGAAAGATCTATCACGAGCCTTAACAGTCAGACTAACCGTAGTTCATTGAAACTGTGGGTCTTGGCCATGAAACGACCCAAAGGATACATTCTTTGCATTCCCTTTGCACTTGAGCTGTTTAGCTACATCATCTCGAATTAAGTTAACGGTCGCTCCTGGATCTAGAAAAGCGAAAGTTTCTATTTCCACCCCGTTAGCTTGAAGTAACACAGGAACGATAGCTAGGGAAGTGTTGATAGCCATATCCCTGTATTTAATGGTCATTGCGCGACCATCAGACGATTTTGCTGATGGCTGACCTgcatttttagtttttgaagCATTCGCGGGATAAACTCGAGGCGCTCCGTGCAATAGAAGGTGGTGCCGCTGACCACATTTCCCAATGTTACAGATGATTTCGGTGGGACACTCAGTTCCCCGATGTGTTCCAATCAGACACCTAAAACAcaatcgtttttcttttacccaCTCCACTCTAGCTGTAACATCTAGATCTTTGAATGTGGAACAGGTTTTTATCGAATGGGCGTTATCATAATAAATGCACTTCTTAATAACGCCTTTCTTCAGCGATGACGAATTACTCTCAGAGGGAGGACTTTGCTGCGGTTTCTTGACTGGTGGAGATGTAGAGGTGTGAAAAACAACAGGACCTTTGCCAAAGAGAGGAGTTGGTTTGGTGGAAGGCTTAGCACTTCccgctttcttttccttctgtggAGCTGGTGATCTATGAGTAGACGGCCTGGTCATCAGTTCACCCATCACCATCTCGTCTATCCAATTTGCTAGATCCTTGAGAGTAGCTCGTGTTGGAGACATCCGATACACTTTTAAATTCGGTTTGCCGAATTTGCTGCAAAATTGCCATCGCGTCTTGGTACGCTTGCTTCATGGCTCTTGGACTTCCAATAAAACTCGAAGGGAGAACATTATACGATCCGACCGTCATATTTTCTCTTTCCGCCTGATTGTTGATGTAGTCCAAGAGACCATTGTACTGAGCAACGTGAAGCTCCACCTGATGTTCTCGGATGTACTTAACGCGGATTGCTTCAATCTTTACATAGGAATATACCATTCATTGCTGAGTGAGTGGTCCTCCGGCCAAGAAGTTGCTGAAATAGTCCCATATCGACATGAGAGAGCTGTAAAATTCGCACTGCGTCACTCTCTTGCGTCTTCCCAAACCTCGATTGAATCGCTGAGGATCATTCTCATTATCGTCTACTTGCTCTTCTGGTTCCGGTTCTTCTGCCGGAAACAAGTCATTGGCCGCTGCTTCTGCTGCTGGAATTTGCATTAGAAGTCTCTCGTTGAGCCTTCGAAACTGAatctcttcctcttcatccACATCCATTGCTTTTGCAGCAgcttcctctctctctcgccGTGTAGTAGTTGTGTAAGGCATATTTACATGCCATCCATCGTCACCGTTTGGAAAGAGCAATGGATAAGTCATGGGGTCGCACATTGGTTGTTGTGTGCTGATTTGGATCAATGTTCTTCCCTTGACTGATATGAAGAGATGGTCTTGGATGTCCCTCTTGACTGGTGGTTCTCCGTTTGGGCTTTTGAATAAAACAGCAATCTGATTTGTCGTTGGACTGTTGTAACGCCTTTGGTCCAGATTTCAACAATCACTGCTGATGATCAGACCCACTATTTGGTGCGGCAAATTTTCAGCTTCGGCTCGACGGTACTCTTCCTCTAGCACTTGACGAATCATTTTGTAAATGGCTGCGTAAGGATTTTTTTCGTGGAGCATTGCGTTTAACTCTGCCATCAAGTTTCTACAGCATCTTCCTTTCGACTCGAAATCGGCTCTCAACTCGCCGGCCTGTGCTGCATCCATGAAATAGAGTTTGGCGTACTTGGGATTGGTTGTATTCGGACCGACGGGGGTCTGATGATGCAATCTGTCAGCCATGGCGCGTGACATCCTCTCTTCTACCGTCTCTTGGGCGCGTAGGACTTGATGGCGCAAGTCATCCTCGATAATCCTTACTCTTCTCTCATCAGCGATTTCTGCGTCGCGTACAGCTTGCTGCCGTGTTGCTTGGTCTCTTAGCCTTGCACGTCTTTCTTCCTCACTTTCCTCTTCACGCAGAGCTTGTTGCCGCAATGCTTGCTCTTGTAGCCTAGCTTGTTGTATTTCGTCTGGCTCTTGAGCTCGGTTTTCTTTACGTCTTTGCGCTTCTACGTCTAGACACACTTGCCTGTCTACTTCATCTTGGGTTTGACGTTGAACTTCTTGATCAAGACGCTGTTTTTTCTCATCGCGCACATATTGTGCCCTGGCTCTATTGTCTTGTAAACGTTTTTCTCTAGCATCTGAAGCTTCTTGcgcttctttctctctttgctTCCTATTTTTCTCCTCCATTTCGGCATCAGTCAGTTGACGATATGGCGGCATTTCTGTTACCGAACAATTCGTTATTTGTTGACCGATGATAGGTGATATGATAGGAGGGCAATACAAACAATGgctcaaacaaaatcaataaTGATTAATATGTATAACTGTTCCACCACACGACACCTTCCCAGGCAGTTGCTCGATGTGATTTCCGAGTGCTTAAACCTTATAAAGTTGTTGGCCCCAAACACCTATCACTATATCTCCGGTATTGAAGGACTGTTCTCAAATCACCAGTTCTGCATTCTCCCGGCCTTACCGTAGTCTTTGGCCTCGGAGCGTGCCTGACAACGAATCATCACGCGCACAGGAACCTGTGTTCCACAGTAACTTGAGAAGGTCCCTCGAAGGAAGTTAATTTTTCGGTGCCGGGTTTGATCCAACAACCCTTTGGTAGGGGAAGGATAAGGTCGGGAATACTTTACTTGAATATGGAAGTGCGGATGGAGTTCCCTGCAGGGGTGCGGCAGTTGAAGCGGCAGAGTGGGAATCTCGCTGTAGCAGTCAGATGATCTCGTTGTATttctggggaaaaaaagggaaatttgtaaagaaaattaaattatgCGAAATAGCAGTACACTCGATTTGTTGGACATCACTATCTTTTctaacattttttaattagCACAGCAGTCAgttttctattttaaaaattcaacatCAAACCATGCTCATAATAAAAATTGTGTTTCGAAATGGCTGCGCTTCAACGTTTTAAGGAAACAAACCATTTTAAGCAGTCTTGTATGCATACTATCTGTTACGAATCTCACTCACAATTCGTCTAAATGCCGATATTTCACCAAATATTCCTATTGGCAAACGAAAACGGATTCTTATGAGAGCAAGAAGCCTCATAAAACCTCGGAATGCagttaataaattttttagaaTTATAAACCACAATTTTAAGGcacttaaaaattttgaaaaagcctgCCCTAATTCGTGCACAGCAATTCATGTGTTCAAAATTTGGATATTATAAACTTTCCTCAAAAtcttggaacgcagtcagaatttcaatcaaaaattttatattttaagaaatattCTATGCAGTCAGTTGCCAAAGTCCTCCAAATATAGTCTGTGTTCATACACTTTAATGAATAGTTCCCTTCTGAAAACCTGAATGAATTGTTTGGAAGGTGAAACATGGAACGTTCCCCCAAAGTCATAGAACACAATTTTCCTGCTGGCAAAATCAGTGACAATAAGGAAAATTATGGAAACTGTTGGAACATTCTAAATCATTCAATTACCaatttcatcaacaaacaACATACTTCGTAGTGTATAAATTAACATTAGTGCAACagaatttattgttaaaaaatccacctaagtcaattaaaataattttgtggcctaataatagataaaggtatctaaaaaaatttttttttatttttatgactTGTAGCCACTGGCCggcatatcagtgcacaaGTATCCGAACGCGAGTTTTTCGCCGTGCttccttatggcactacgtgtcttcttaATAGATACCTTTATGTATTATTAGgccacaaaattattttcattgacttaggtggattttttaaccctctttttctcaatcgcgctaagcgcgctccgtcatttgaacccatgctaaaatggtccgaaaacgcaaagtgttcggatacttttggcacctactgtatATATTGCTGCTGCAAAGTAATAGTATCAAACATTTATTCCTTATTTGGAACAGTTTCTACTTCTGTGTGACCGTTTCAAATCAGGGAAAAATTTAGTTGTTTGattgatgcaaaagggaacagtctcatATGGatgttggaacgcagttaATGGAGCTgtagagaaaaaaatgcagtagtgattgtttgagggatgcaaaagggaagaATCTCTGAAGgctgttggaacgcagtcaatggagctgttaagaagccaaggaattggtggttgtttgagggatgctaaagggaacggtctcttaagggtgttggaacgcagtcaaaggagctgctgagaacaaaatgcagtggtggttgtttgaagggtgcaaaagggaacagtctctgaagggtgttggaacgaagtcaatggagctgttgagaacataaagcaatggtggttgtttgaggggtgcaaaagggaaaggtctctgaagggtgttggaacgcagtcaaaggagctgtcaacaaaaaaatgcaatggtggttgtgTTCGGGAGCTCTTCAGTTTAGTAGTAAAAGGTTGAGCGGATTCGAGATAGGATATCCTTAAACGTGTATTGATGCTAAGGATACAGTTGGCTATAGTGTTGTAAGGACTATAGCGTCACACCTTATGTGTGGAACGAAAACGGCAGTGTTGTACGTACTGCGGAATAGAGTTGGGGCACACCTTATGTGTGTAGAGAATACTGACGGCACGTCCGTCGGGGTAGGCTACAACAATGCAAGAGACCGGCTGTGTCTTAAACTTAGGGTCTACTGAACATTCTAGCGTCTTCTTACGCGGGTTAGGGAACAAAGACACAGAACAGAGGGGGggaggtaaaacaaaagaggtTCATAAAGCGAACACGTAAATAGGCCTCTAGTGGCCGCTTCTACAAATAATAAACTAATAAATCTAACTCTTCGCCGCAACAGGTTGTTTGTGGGAcgcaaaaaaggaaaggtctctcaagggtgttggaacgcagtcaatggagccgTTTTTAGTTTAAACTGGATAACAAACCCCAGAAGGCATAACAAACAGAGTCCcccatgttttctactttaacatTTGGTAAAACTAATCCGGGTCAAACGACGATATTCACGCGACTTGCATTCGGGCCGGGCTGGCCTTGATCCTCTTTTCCTGACTCTCGCACCTCCACAAAATTAGCCAACAGTAGGGTGTCCACGTGACTACTCAGCCTCCGATACTCGATCCACAGATATACCAATAGTGGCAACGGGAACAGGCATCCGATCAACCATTCAAAAGGCTTACTCTTGGCATTCCCCTCTTCTTCCCATTGGCGTCGTAGTCGTTCGACCACTCTCAGGTGTAAACTCGTCCCCGCTAGGTCTATACGCGTAGGCGTTCTTATGGTGGCTGGTGCTTCCTCCATGATTGGGCTCTTTGTCACCGGTTGCGATTGCTCGACCACCGGTGCCATTGGCTTGCTCAGCATCCCTGCAGCTTTCTCGTCGATGACGCTCGTTACATTCACTGGCATCATCTGTCAGAAGCTCGCTTGCAGAACCCATTCGTCCGAGGTTGCCGAACACAACCGTGGGATTTTTATGACCCCCGCTGCTTGCAGCACTTGTGGTATGCCAATTCCACCGATCTTTTTCCCAGGGCACTGGAGCACTGTGGTTACGTTGTCTTTACCAGCGTAACCCCACTTCCTTCCTCCGATGTAGAACAGGTCAATGCCAGTCCACTTCTTACCGTCTAGGTGTCAGTTCCTCTAGATTCCTTCCGGCTCCCGCAGAAAGACAGCCGCCGCGCAGCTcttcattcttctttttcggtcACTCAGCTTCAAGAAG belongs to Daphnia magna isolate NIES linkage group LG1, ASM2063170v1.1, whole genome shotgun sequence and includes:
- the LOC116926330 gene encoding ATP-dependent DNA helicase pif1-like; amino-acid sequence: MVKQEIDWHFSPPLAPHLGGVWESLVKSAKVALEAIVESRPLTEELLRGFVIQSESLLNGRPLTYVSVDPRDPEPLTPNHFLLVQSSPNTEDDVIEDKKLYSQKHWEAMQVMTTHFWRRWFQEYLPTLTDRRKWLFDKENLAVDGTVLVVARIILEDIGLLVDVALLATELTTFSFRLFRWLTLINVLQSQGKQVITVASTGIVSTLLLDGATYHSQFKIYPPITETKRSKIEEGTYNAQMIRNASLINSDEASMKTNHALDTINHLLQTVMKNRVDPYGGKVLLLGGDFRQCLPVVRHGNRVQVAEATIINNATWPHFHELRLVQNMRTTAGSQDYADWLIELGNGIRPQILRLNNQMSSKFHNTFSTFNVIWSNTSLETHRISYKMEWSIQFRTGQFYAPKNEDCQRINNQIITEMPGALKIYRSIDTMDSENPEDPDHEIANYRAEILNTFNVSGLPPHELKLKTGAIIILLKNITSRKGLCNGTRLIIRTLALNLTVADIAAGKNKGHTVFLPPMAMTPTNSDLPFKLKRLQFPVLVAFAMTINKSQGQTFDRVGIYLPEPVFSHGQLYVAFSRATSRESVKIECGESEKQGKLLKSIPDSSEQDKQRVFTKNVVYKEVLI
- the LOC123474155 gene encoding uncharacterized protein LOC123474155, which translates into the protein MTRPSTHRSPAPQKEKKAGSAKPSTKPTPLFGKGPVVFHTSTSPPVKKPQQSPPSESNSSSLKKGVIKKCIYYDNAHSIKTCSTFKDLDVTARVEWVKEKRLCFRCLIGTHRGTECPTEIICNIGKCGQRHHLLLHGAPRVYPANASKTKNAGQPSAKSSDGRAMTIKYRDMAINTSLAIVPVLLQANGVEIETFAFLDPGATVNLIRDDVAKQLKCKGNAKNARDRSFEADLKQVSTVPTQYLKLPCPPKELMEIRSRYPHLKDLHLRLDERLPPVGTDAPFGLLTPFGWTCVGDLTLGTQQHDSTVCRSNKPLLTVQKLCYHVQESPTEALLLRQVEKLWGTESFPIVTPAQPLESTEDKLARKKFDATIQFDGTRYEVGLPWVSDDIALPDNYNSALRRLFSIENKFTHNSNFAEKYKAVIDDYVAKGFARPLKESELKGSFGRNWYLPHHGVVNPRKPEKVRVVFDASAKYQGVALNEVLLKAPNLINDIGATLLLFREKPVSLSGDIQQIFLQVGVKNEDCSALRFLWRPPGSRKRPTVYEMQRQIFGSVSSPFICSQVLQHFADLHREEFFEAAERVYKNCYVDNLLDSFYTEEKASRAVKDSTALIKKGGFHLNQWLSSSRRRICPRREPCLGVLYDSESDSFIFDVKTDVEASTKRRILSAVSTLYDPLGFLSPVILSAKRILQELWLVGVDWDDQVPEVIQHQWNKWTTNLSQLEAFKIPRALTSSSDIQDIQLHAFCDASTVGFGSVVYLRVTYRNNVVAVNFVTSKSRVAPLRPLTVPKLELQGAVVALRLVKFVQSTLRIPVSQIIYWSDSKTVFQWIDSKACRFQTFVANRISEILEHSQPTEWRHVPGIENPANECSRGLFPDEMMENYRWVIGSDFLQQEENACPITIKLPEPSVEDPEVSATNWIGLVYGPTEENRLHSLLERNSNYDVVMQIVAWILRFISNSKLKLLDRDKSRIGVKCIQHAANHYIKSAQFEIYYEEIEALKDKKPLKLSSTLITLSPFLDEEGILRVGGRLNYAPLSFDIKHPKILPHDHPLTRLIVMREHYLLFHPSPERLLS